From the genome of Papaver somniferum cultivar HN1 chromosome 2, ASM357369v1, whole genome shotgun sequence, one region includes:
- the LOC113347581 gene encoding tropinone reductase homolog At5g06060-like, protein MASITGHHSLSRKPSRLPSPFLNTKSYNFSKFDPHSIPTKPSSSHSLQVTNLFSDSFRNLSIKNSATAIEKPISAITATKDVSPPPSVSPFKEWSLKGKIALVTGATKGIGHAIVEELAGLGAVVHMTARNEAEIQKCLKDWEKKGYQVTGSVSDASVSSDRKKLIQNISTAFKGKLDILVNNAGTAIFKETLNFTDEDHSKIFATNFDSGYYLSILAHPLLKASGSGNIVFISSVAGVVALPFVSNYASSKGAINQVTKNFACEWAKDNIRVNSVSPWSIKTPIVEREIQKEGYVERVISRTPMRRFGAPNEISPLVAFLCLPGASYITGQVICVDGGFSVNGNFPAHD, encoded by the exons ATGGCCTCCATTACTGGACATCATTCACTATCGAGAAAGCCATCACGTCTCCCGTCTCCCTTCCTTAACACAAAATCTTATAATTTCTCCAAATTTGATCCCCACTCTATTCCAACAAAaccttcttcttctcattctctaCAAGTCACAAACTTGTTCTCTGACTCATTCAGAAATCTATCCATCAAAAACAGCGCTACAGCTATTGAAAAGCCCATTTCTGCCATCACCGCCACAAAAGATGTCTCTCCTCCTCCATCTGTGTCACCATTCAAAGAATGGTCACTTAAGGGAAAGATTGCTCTTGTAACTGGTGCTACCAAAGGAATTGGACATGCTATAGTTGAGGAGTTAGCTGGACTTGGAGCGGTCGTTCATATGACAGCTCGAAACGAGGCCGAAATCCAGAAatgcttgaaagattgggaaaaaaaAGGTTATCAAGTTACTGGTTCAGTGTCTGATGCTTCAGTTTCATCTGATAGAAAAAAGTTAATCCAGAATATCTCCACTGCTTTTAAGGGAAAACTTGACATCCTT GTAAACAATGCTGGAACAGCTATTTTCAAAGAAACCTTGAATTTCACAGATGAGGATCATTCGAAGATATTTGCTACCAACTTTGATTCTGGATACTATCTGTCAATACTTGCACACCCTCTCTTAAAAGCTTCTGGTTCAGGAAACATAGTTTTCATCTCTTCTGTTGCTGGGGTCGTTGCTTTGCCTTTTGTATCCAACTATGCATCTTCTAAAG GAGCAATTAACCAAGTGACGAAGAATTTCGCTTGTGAGTGGGCCAAAGACAACATTCGTGTCAACAGTGTTTCGCCATGGTCAATTAAGACCCCGATTGTTGAAAGG GAAATCCAAAAAGAAGGATACGTAGAGCGCGTAATCTCTAGGACTCCAATGAGGCGTTTTGGAGCTCCAAATGAGATCTCACCTCTTGTCGCGTTCTTATGCCTCCCTGGTGCTTCATACATCACCGGTCAAGttatttgtgttgatggtggattttcagtaAATGGAAACTTCCCGGCACATGACTAG